One Gadus chalcogrammus isolate NIFS_2021 chromosome 22, NIFS_Gcha_1.0, whole genome shotgun sequence genomic window carries:
- the kiaa0319l gene encoding dyslexia-associated protein KIAA0319-like protein — protein MAVRELAVSAGQSVEVILPNNEVELNAFVVPAAKTGSKYSFDWHLITHPKDSSGEMEGKFNKTLKLSRLTVGLYEFEVIVDGDGGRGEGYVNVTVKPEPRVNKPPVAVVSPTFQEITLPTSSTVIDGSQSSDDDKLVAWRWEEVKGPLRDEKVTGDTPILTLSRLVPGSYTFILTVTDSDGVQNSTQATLLVNKATDYKPVANAGPNQVITLPRNSVTLYGNESTDDHEPLNYEWSLSPLSKAKVMEMQGVRTPTLQLSAMQEGDYTFKLKVSDSSGQQDVALVTVIVQPENNKAPVAAAGPEKELTLPVDRTVLDGSKSSDDQKITTFHWKQSSGPDGVKIENAEGAVATVTGLQVGTYEFTLTVTDDRDLQSSDTVSVIVREEQDLPPVAHVLPCPPVALPVRTAALDGSRSTDDKGGVSYLWSRAESSPAAGHVLNGSDHQPVLFLGNLVEGKYTFTLTVTDSKGQTSADRGLLEVKPDVWAREEVELVLEVAVSMVTQRQRDMLLRQVGVLLGVLDSDIVVRDVGAFNERSTRLVFLVSGGPGRPPLSGHSVATGLRNKLRKQKTEFLIFKAHRVDTVICQLNCSGHGACDAFTRSCVCQPFWMENFVRTQLGDGESNCEWSVLYVTIASFLIVVAIATITWGLVCCCRRRRSRVRRSKSRYKMLEAEERDGLELQPGRATRLKAVPPPTSSALMRSDSDLDSDDGQGGVAWADRERGQLLRPQNGTLRNGLGPARGKKPQRDELL, from the exons ATGGCAGTGAGGGAGCTGGCGGTGTCGGCGGGGCAGAGCGTGGAggtcatcctgcccaacaacgAGGTGGAGCTCAACGCCTTCGTGGTCCCGGCCGCCAAGACCG GGTCCAAGTATTCGTTTGACTGGCATCTCATCACCCACCCAAAGGACTCcagtggagagatggaggggaagTTCAACAAGACGCTGAAGCTGAGCAGG CTGACGGTCGGCCTGTATGAGTTTGAGGTGATCGTGGACGGAGACGGCGGCCGCGGCGAGGGCTACGTCAACGTCACGGTCAAACCAG AGCCCCGCGTCAACAAGCCTCCCGTCGCCGTGGTTTCCCCCACCTTCCAGGAGATCACCTTGCCGACCAGCTCAACGGTGATCGATGGCAGCC agAGCTCTGATGACGACAAACTGGTGGCGTGGCGCTGGGAGGAGGTCAAAGGTCCCCTGAGGGACGAGAAGGTGACCGGAGACACGCCCATCCTCACCCTCAGCCGACTGGTCCCCGGGAGCTACACCTTCAT CTTGACGGTGACCGACTCGGACGGAGTTCAGAACTCCACCCAGGCCACCCTGCTGGTGAACAAGGCCACGGACTACAAACCAGTGGCCAACGCAGGGCCCAACCAG GTGATCACGCTGCCCCGTAACTCCGTCACCCTGTACGGCAACGAGAGCACCGACGACCACGAGCCCCTGAACTACGAGTGGTCCCTCAGCCCCCTGAGCAAGGCCAAGGTGATGGAGATGCAG ggggtGCGCACGCCCACCCTGCAGCTGTCCGCCATGCAGGAGGGGGACTACACCTTCAAGCTGAAGGTGTCCGACTCGTCCGGGCAGCAGGACGTCGCCCTTGTCACCGTCATCGTCCAGCCAG AGAACAACAAGGccccggtggcggcggcgggccccGAGAAGGAGCTGACGCTGCCCGTGGACCGCACCGTCCTGGACGGCAGCAAGAGCTCCGACGACCAGAAGATCACCACCTTCCACTGGAAGcagagcag cgGTCCCGACGGGGTGAAGATAGAGAACGCGGAGGGGGCCGTTGCCACGGTGACGGGCCTCCAGGTGGGCACGTACGAGTTCACCCTGACGGTGACGGACGACCGGGACCTGCAGAGCAGCGACACCGTGTCCGTCATCGTccgagaag agcaggACCTGCCCCCGGTGGCCCACGTCCTGCCCTGCCCCCCGGTGGCACTGCCGGTGCGCACGGCCGCGCTGGACGGCTCGCGCTCCACCGACGACAAGGGGGGGGTCAGCTACCTGTGGAGCCGCGCCGAGAGCAGCCCCGCGGCCGGG CACGTGTTGAACGGGTCGGACCACCAGCCCGTGCTGTTCCTAGGCAACCTGGTGGAGGGGAAGTACACCTTCACCCTGACGGTGACCGACAGCAAGGGCCAGACCAGCGCCGACCGAGGGCTCCTGGAGGTCAAGCCAG aCGTGTGGGcgcgggaggaggtggagctggtgctggaggtggccgtctccatggtgaccCAGCGGCAGCGCGACATGCTGCTCCGCCAGGTGGGCGTCCTGCTGGGCGTGCTCGACAGCGACATCGTCGTGCGCGACGTCGGCGCCTTCAACGAGCGCAG taCCCGCCTGGTGTTCCTGGTCTCTGGGGGTCCAGGGCGCCCCCCGCTGTCGGGACACAGCGTGGCAACGGGGCTGCGCAACAAGCTCCGCAAGCAGAAGACCGAGTTCCTCATCTTCAAGGCCCACCGGGTGGACACCGTCA tctgcCAGCTGAACTGCTCGGGTCACGGGGCGTGCGATGCCTTCACGAGGAGCTGTGTGTGTCAACCCTTCTGGATGGAGAACTTTGTGCGCACCCAGCTGGGGGACGGCGAGAGCAACTGTG AGTGGAGCGTGCTCTACGTCACCATAGCCTCCTTCTTGATCGTGGTTGCTATAGCAACCATCACCTGGGGCCTGGTGTGCTGCTGCCGCAG GCGCCGGAGCAGAGTCCGCCGGAGCAAGAGTCGCTACAAGAtgctggaggcggaggagcgCGACGGCCTGGAGCTGCAGCCCGGACGAGCAA ctcgtCTGAAGGCGGTGCCGccgcccacctcctccgccctcATGCGCTCCGACTCGGACCTGGACAGCGACGACGGccaggggggcgtggcctgggccGACCGGGAGCGGGGCCAGCTGCTGCGGCCGCAGAACGGGACGCTGCGGAACGGCCTGGGGCCCGCACGGGGCAAGAAGCCACAGAGGGACGAGCTGCTATAG